The nucleotide window TAAGTGGCGATAAGCAATCCAAAGCCCAACATATTGCTGCAACGCTGGGCATTGATGAAGTAATTGCTGAGAAAACACCTGAACAAAAGCTTCAGATCATTGCACAAAAAAATGCGGAAACACCCACTGCTATGGTAGGTGACGGCATCAATGATGCGCCTGCCTTAGCCAAAGCCACCATTGGCATTAGTATGAGTGATGCTTCCCAGATCGCCATGCAAACCGCGCAAGTGGTTTTAATGAACCACGGATTGAAAAACCTGCCGATGGCTTTAGGGCTTGGAAGGCATACTTATAAAACTATAAAAGAAAACCTGTTCTGGGCTTTCTCTTATAATATCATTGCCATACCCATCGCTGCATTGGGTTTTTTAACGCCTTCTTTCGGTGCTTTGATCATGGCTTTTAGTGATGTGGTGCTGGCGGCCAATAGCAGCCGGTTGCTGGTGAAAAAAGTGGATTAAGAGATCATTAATATATGGCCACGAACACGAATGAAAAAATATCCGTGCATTCGTGGCCATAACAACAACAATATTATCTGCCGACAGATTACTCTCTACACCGCCGCAACAGACCGGCTCTTCTTAATAATCCATTGTATCACCAACACTGAAACAATCAGCAACCCCATTGGGATCAGCAATACGTAAAAAGCCTTCACTCCTCCTACTTCTCCAAACAATATACCCACGATCCGCGAACCGAGGGTACCACCTAATGCTGAAAAAATAATAATGAGGCCGGACATAGGAGAATGCAGGTTCTTCGGCAAATGACTTAATACCGTAGAATTGAGTAAAGGATAAATAGGTGCAATAAACAAGCCTATCAGCGGTAACATAAAACCCAGCACCGGCACATCTGAAATACTGACCAACCGGGTAACATGAGCAGCAACATTGAGCTGCGGCAATATAGCCAGCAATAAGGCAATAGAAAGCAGCGCACAGCCAATAACAATAACTGCCCAGGATATTTTTTTTGACAACCATCCGGCCACAAATCTCCCCACCGCCAGCGATATAGCCAGCAGCGAAGCCATCTGTACACTTAGCTTTTCAGAAAAAGAAAAGATCTTTTCATTAAACCTCGGCAACCAGGTCATAATGCCCTGCTCAATCATTACAAAGAAAAAAGCAGAACAGATAAAAACAAGCACTAAAGGCACTGCAATCAATGATAAAGAGCTTTTGATATCTTCCTTCCAGTTAGCGCCTGCAGTGGGCGCAGGTATCTGTACATTCGATACAACAAGAAACAAAAACGACAATAGTATGCCGCCGCAAAGGAACAGGTATACATTCAGCCAGGCATTGGCGTCAGTTTCTGAATAAAAAGCGGGGAACAGGAAATAAGCACTGGCAATGCCTACCATAAAAAAGCCTTCTACGGAGCTCATTAAAGCTGAATGTTGCCGGGGACTATCGGTAACCACACCCACCAAACTATACACCGATAATTTGATCAGAGCAAAGCTCACCCCTACCGACAGGAACATCATTTTGGCAGCCCAAAAGCTATTGCCAAAGCGCATGCCTAAACAGCCTATAAACACAATTCCCAGCGCAATCAGCATTGCTCTTTTATAACCAATGCGCGGTAAAAAAGAAGCAACAAAAAAAGATACAATGGCAATGGGCAGATCTTTAAATGCCTCCAATACAGATGCGGCTTTTTCATTAACGCCATATACGTTAATAGATTTGGCTATAACAATACCCACGCTATTGAGCAGTATAGCAAAAACAAAATAGTTGATGTAAAGCGATAGCTTGATTTTCCAGTTAGTTGACATAGTTGAGCTTTAAAAATGAAAGGCCATTAGTAAATTAATGGCCTTTCAGAAAACAACGGAAGCAATTAATAACCTGTATTTTGTTTCAAATTAGGATTTACCGCGATCTGCTGACTTGGTATTGGGTACACCAAAGTCTTAGGATCTGGATCAGCAGCTTTCTCCTGCCATGCCACCAGGAATTTTCCAAAGCGGATCAGGTCCTGCCTTCTCCAGCCTTCCCAATACAGCTCACGGGCACGTTCGTCTAACAAGTTGTCCAATGTTAAGGAACCAAAAGCAGCAACGCCCCGGTTAGCTCTTATGCCGTTTACCAGGCCCAGCGCTTCGCCTGCAGTTCCGGTGCCACCTCTTAATATAGCTTCTGCCTGCATCAGCAGCACATCCGAATAGCGATACACAACCCAGTCATTATTACGCTGTCCTGTAACGCTATAGTCGAATGCATATTTCATAGGGCGTATGCCCGCCGTTTCCAGCGTAGCGCCCGATGTGCGTATGGTTACTTCACGGGTAAATACCAATGGCGCATTAGCAGGGTTCCGGGCCATTAAAGGTTCATTCGTTTTCCAGTTATACTGCTGTCCTGCAAAAAAGCCAACATTTTGTCTTTTAAAGCCTTTTGTTTTATTATAAGTGGTATCTGCAGCATAATTATAATAAATACCACGCCTTTCATCGTTTGCAGCAAACTTATCATAGTAGTCAGATAAAGTGCACCAGCCATTCCATCCCCCGGGCGTCATATTATAGTGTGCAATAGTGTTCCAGGCGCGATCTACGTTCCCGCCCCTTTCTCCGTTTTTATTCAATAAGGTATAAATATTCTCGGTAGACTTTACATCATTATCCGGTGCGAAGTTATCGAAGTATTTACCGGCGCCTGATACGGTGTACAAGCCAGATGCTGTGATTTCTTTGGCTAATGTAATTACCCGGTTCATATCTTCAGCCGCAAATGTCGGCGCCTGCCGGTTTAAAAAAGCACCTTTATTCAGGTATATTTTCATCAGCAATACTTTGGCTGCATTACGGTTGGCTACATAAGCAGCGGTAGGCCCATTGGCGGGTAAGCTGTCCAAAATCTCATTCAGGTCTTTCACCATATAATCGATAGCGGCTTGCGGCTGCAACACTTCGGGAGCGATCCTGAAATCTTCCAAAGCTGCTCCCTCTCTTACCGGAACCACACCATACAGGTCTATCATATCAAACATAGCTAAAGCTCTTATAAATTTAGCTTCGGCAGCCTGTTGGGCACTGGGGCTATACTTCAACACATTGGTAGCATTATAAATGGCTGTGCCCAGGCTTACGAAAGTATTATTCATATAACCGTTATCGGCGTTCCAGGTATGCAGGTGAATGGCCCGGTGCATACCATTATCATCCCAGTCTCCACCTCGGGTAGGTGCCATTGCAGCGTCGGTAGATATTTCCTGCATTACCCAACGTTGCTCTTGTTGATAAGGCGTATTAAGAGAAGTATAGGCCGTTACCAAAAGACCTCCTGGATCAACATTACTATTGCCTTCCCCCAGCTCACCTTTAAATTCTTCTGCCAGTTTGGTACAGGATACACTGCCTGTAATAACCGACCCTAACATTAATGTATATAATAAGTATTTAGATTTCATCTGTTTAATTTTAACGTCCTCGGGTTGTTACCGTCCGGACAGGTTATCAATGGCTATTTGTACACCGCTTTAACATGCTCCTTTATATTTTAAAGCGAGAAAGAAACACCTAACAATACAGTTCTCGCAGGCGGATAAGGCAGGTACTCAATACCTAAAGAAGGGATGCCGTTGGTTGCTCCATCGGTGTTCACTTCAGGATCAAACCCGGTATATTTGGTAATGATAAACAGGTTTTGACCCGTAAGCGAAATGTTGAAATTCTTCAAAGCATTACCGATATTACCTACCCTGTACCCTAATGTAAGGTTGGCCATTTTCAGGTAGTTGCCTTTTTCCAGGTATCTGGTTGAAGGCGCAGCCGAGTTAGAAGTAGATTCTTTCACACCTGTATTGAAAAATGAAGATCCTATATTCCGTAGAGAAAGATTACTCAAACCAAGCGTAGTAGCTGCCGTATTATTAAACAGGTAATGCCCCATAGCCCCGTTCATATTAGCGCCTAAACTGAATTTCTTGTACGTAACATTGGTAGAAATACCCAGCAAAGTTGTGGGGTTCGGGCTATTATTATAGAACTTATTGATGGCCGGATCGTTGGCACTGCTGATGCTGCCATCGGCACCGCGATACATACTCATACCTGTTTGAGGGTCGATGCCTTCATGAATAGCCAGGTACCAAACATTCAATGGCTGGCCATTTACCATACGCTGACCCAATACGCCAGAGAAGCCCTGGCCTCTTAACGCACCTGTTTCATAATATCCCACCAGGCCACTTACGCTATTTTTCAGGAAGGTAACGTTACCGGTCAGGTCCCAGGTCCAGTCTTGTGTTTTAACCACCGTCCCTGTCAATGCGATCTCCACACCTTTGTTTACGATCTCACCATCCAGGTTCACCCAAACACGACCCGCAGGTGCCGGCTGGGCAAGGGTTTGCTCAAATAAGGCATCGGTAGTTTTTTTATTGAAGTAATCAATCGATCCATATAAACGATTGTTCAGGATGGAGAAATCGATACCGGCATTGATGGTAGCCGAGGTTTCCCATTTTAAATCGGGGTTGCCATAGTTTGCCTGGCTGATGCTGCGGTTGCCAAATACCAGCCTGTTCAAAGACGCACCGGAAGGAAACTCCTGGTTACCGGTTTTACCCCAGCCTAACCTCAACTTCAGCTGGCTGATATTATTGTTGCCTTTTAAGAATGCTTCTTCAGCAATATTCCAGGCCACCGCCAAAGACGGGAAAATAGCATATTTATTATTGGCACCGAACTTGGTAGATCCGTCTCTCCTGGCCGTAGCCGTAAATAAATAACGATTCAGGTAATTAAAACCCCCTCTGACAAAAAGCGACTGTAATTGATTGGTTGGACTTCTATAAGAAGCTATTTCTCTTGTGGCAGGAGTAGAATACTGCATATAATCGAAATAGTCCAGCCCAACAAAATTAAACCCTCGTCCAAAAGTGATATTATTATTGAAATTATAATCCAGATATTCATAACCGGCAACCGCATTAATATTCCAGTCATCGTTCACCTGCTTGTTATAAGAAAGTGTATGCGTCATCTGCTGGTTGGTTTCGCCATTGTTGGATATGAATGCCTGCTCATCATTTAAACCGTTAGCAGGATCGATGATACCTGCTCTGTAAATCCCTTCCCGGTTACCGGTTTGTCTCATCACACTGTATATAAACTTGTATTCCAGGTCGTCGGTAATTTTATAATAAGGCGCCAAATTCACCACCATGGTATTGGTTACCGAGCGATCTTTAAACGCATCAATAGTAGCCAGTGGGTTGCGGGTAGAAGTATTGATAAAAGTAAGATTACCATTTTCATCTCTTAACGGCCTTGTAGGGTTCCACTGCAAAGCCTGCGATATCAGGTTACCCTCCGAACCCACCATGGCATTGATAGGCGCATACTGGTTATTGGTTTGGGTAAGGAACAATGAAAAATCAAGTCCCAATCTCCTGCTTTCTAAAAACCGGAAATTACCGGTAAAGTTGGCTGTATACTTTTTCAATTGCGATCCGGTAATAATACCATTTTGATTCAGGTAACCGCCTGACAGACGATACTTACCATGCTCAGTACCACCGGCTACATCCGCATAATAATTTTGTGTTACCGCATTACGGGTAATGGCCTTAAACGCATCTACATCGCTTCCAAAATCAGCATTGGCGGCTTCCGAAGGAGTGTAGAAGTTCAACGCTTCTCTGAACCGGGCGGCATCCAATACATCAGGATACTCCCGCATATTAGAGATACCTGCCGACGCACCTACCGATAATACGGGAGGGCCGGCCTTACCTTTTTTAGTTGTGATAATTACCACACCATTCGCACCGCGTGAACCGTAGATGGCCGTAGCTGAGGCATCTTTTAAAATGTCCATACTGGCTATATCGCCGGGATTCAGGTAGGTAAGCGGGTTACCCCTGTCTGAAGAAAAGCCGCCCCTGCCTTCAGGCAGCGGTGAGTTACCCGACATAGGCACCCCATCTAATACAAATAAGGGGTTATTACTGGCCCTGATGGAAGAGTTACCCCTGATGCGCACGGTAACAGACCCGCCGGGCTGACCGGTATTGTTGATCACCATCACACCCGGTGTTTTACCCTGTATCAGCTGATCGGGATTTGTCATAATACCCTTGTTGAAATTTCTTTCGCTGATGGTTACCATCGATCCGGTGAGGTCTTTCTTTCTTGCTGTTCCATAACCGATCACTACTACTTCATCAATGCTCTGGGTAACCGGTGTTAAGGTAAAGTCTACGGTCTGGGCCTTACCGTCTGCAATATTTACCGATTGGGTACCTGATGCATATCCTACAAAAGAAGCCGTAACCGTATAGCTACCATCTTCTAATTTGCTGAAAGAAAAAGAGCCATCACTTCCAACCGAAATACTTAAGTTTTTTTCCACAACCACTACTGTAGCACCGGCTAAAGCTTCTCCTTTATCGGAGCTTACTTTCCCGCTAATGGTCCCAGACTGGGCGTAGCTGTTAAAGGCGAAAAGAAATTGCAGCAGCAGCAACACGCCGGCAATTTTTGTAATCCGCCCCATCCATAAAGGTGGTCTTTCCATAATCATTGAGTTTAAAGTTTGAGTAAAAAAAAGATTCATTGGCAAAACATTTATTAATTATTAGCTGTTCTCACGCATTTTTCATTTTCAGGTAAACGCCATTGGTCCACCCAAAACCATCCTGGTTAGGATATTCGCCTCCGGTGTTCTTTCCATCGTACTTCTTCATCACCGGATACTTTTCCATTAACTTTCCGGTTTGTGCAAAACGGTACTCTATATTGCTCATCCAGTTACTCCGGATAGCCCCGGCCAGATCCCGGTCGCCATACCGCAAAGCTGCTTTGTAACCAATCCATTGCAAAGGAGCCCATCCGTTGGGCGCGTCCCACTGCTGATCCGTAGCCACATCGGTGGTTAACAGTCCGCCTTCCTTTAGCAGGTGCGCTCTTACAAATGCAAGCACCTGCGCGGCATGTTCAGAAGAGCTGATCCCAACATACAACGGGAATAGCATAGCAAGCGATCTTGATACAGTATGCTGCTTTTTCAGAAAATGATAGTCTTTATATACTCCATCCGCTTCGTTCCATAAGTATTTTTCTATGGCGTCAATTCTCCCGGCAACTATCGTTTCATATTTACGTCTCATGCTCCCGTTACCCGAAACTGTATAAGCATCCAATAATGTTTGCTCCAGATGCAACAACATACAGTTCAGATCTATCGGAATAATTTCTGTAGTACAAATACTGTGCAGATTATTACCATCGGCAAGCCACCGGCTCGAAAAATCCCAGCCCGACTCACAGGCAGCTCTTAAATTCCTGTATAAATTTTTATTGCCGGGCACTTTATTCATTAAAGCTATATCTAATGCATACCCTTCCGGCCTGGGTGTGTTTTCGGTATCCCAATAACGGTTCAACAAAGCCCCATCTTCCATTTTTACTACATGTAAGCTGGCTGGTTGCTGGTTGAGATTTTCAGCACCCCGCATCCAGAAACCGTACTCTTTTTCCAGCGCTTCCCTGTATTTTACGAGTACAGCGTCTCCTTTTTTATCCTGCAGCAAGCGCACCATAGAGGAATAAAAGGGTACCTGTGAACGCGTGAGATAATAAGTACGATTGGCATTAGGTATAAACCCGATACTGTTAATAAGGTAAGTGAAATTATCTACCATCCCTTCTACCAGGTCCAACCGGCCGCTTTCGGCCAATCCCAGCATCGTAAAATAGCTGTCCCAATAGTATAATTCATTAAACCGTCCGCCCGGAGCCACATACGGATGCGGCAATCCTATCAGGGAGCCTTTATCCAAATTATTGAAACGTGTTAAGCTGTCCCAAAGATTATGGATATAGTCACATATGGAGCCGGCATCTGAAGACAAATTGGCTTCGGCGCTGGTGGGAATAAAAAAGTTTTCTCTTATAAAAGCTAAAAGATCAAAGCCTGGCCAATTTTTCTGATTCGCATACTTGGCGGCAATATATGGCAATGCAAACAACGGTTCTGCATCAGCAAAAGTTTTCTGGTCCTTAAATACGTGTTGAGCCTGCACATCGGCAAACAAAGCTCCTATGGCTGAGGTTGTATCCGTAGCAATCATAATAAATAAATTTCTTTAGCAATCTGCAAAGCATGCTGCAATCAGGTGGCAATCATGTAAAAAATCCTGGCAGCCTTATCGTTTTCTTCTTAAACAAAAATGCATCAACTGATCATTTCTTCATACAACGGTATTCACTTTTTATTGAACTGTATTAATCATTTTTTATTTATATTTAACAGAATAATGAAAATAGAATACGAAATTGTAAAACCAGACAAGGGAAGCTCCTTCCGGCTTCTGCATCATAAAATGGTGCGTGAGTCCGATTTTGTATGGCAATTTCATTATCACCCCGAATATGAGATTGTATTTGTACCCCAGGGAAGCGGCACCCGGCACGTGGGGAATCATTTAAGTACTTATCACCAGGGAGATCTTGTGCTGATCGGTAGTAATTTACCCCATTCGGGTTTTGGCCTCAACTCGTCGGGGCTGCACGAAGAAATGGTATTGCAGGTAAAGCCTGAGTTTATCCCCCTGCATTTTGCCGAAATGAATCAGGTAGAATCATTGCTTGATCGGGCGAGGTATGGCATTTCATTTTACGGAACGACCAGGGATCATGTGGGCGATATTATGGCAGCGATGGTTCATCAACCACCGTTCCAAAGAATGATCCGGTTACTGGAGATCCTGGAAAAACTGGCTGGATCCGAAGAGTATACTATTCTCAATAGCAGTATTGTTTCACCTGCCTTGCTTTCTAAACATAAGGCGCGGCTGCAAAAGGTTTTTTCTTACGTAGAAAAAGAATACGCAGGTGAAGTACAGGTGCAAAAAGCAGCGGCACTGGTAGGACTGTCGGTACCTTCCTTTTGTAATTTCTTCAAAAAAACCACGCAGATCACTTTTTCTGATTTTGTGAATCAATACCGCATACAGAAATCGTGCATGTTGCTGCACCAGGACAAAAGTATATCTGAGATTTGTTTCGAATGCGGCTTTAACAATGTAACCTATTTTAACCGCCTTTTTAAACAGATCATGAATGAAACCCCTTCGGCTTTTAAAAAGAAGATAGGCAGCCTCGGTGAAGTGGCATAGCGCATTTTTGCTGCCTCCGGAAATTTATTTCTTTTCTTCACCGGTGTCCGTGCCCGTTCTATGATAATTAGCGTATTTTAGAGCCGGCGTAATCAGCCCGATATGAATTCACTGGCGCAGGAAACTCTTAAAGAATATTTTGGTTTCGATCATTTCCGCCCCATGCAGGAGGAAATAGTTGAAGCAGCACTGCAGGGTAACGATGTGCTGGCATTGATGCCCACCGGTGGCGGTAAGTCACTTTGTTACCAGGTACCCGCACTTGCCAAAGACGGCTTATGCCTTGTTATCTCTCCTCTTATTGCGTTAATGAATGACCAGGTTCAGAACCTGAGAAAAAGAAATATTACAGCTTTTAGCATACATGCAGGTATGCAACGTAAAGATGTGATCAGTGTATTGGAAACAGCTGCGCATAGTAACTGCAAATTTTTATATGTCTCGCCCGAGCGGCTGGAGACCGCCTTATTTAAAGAATACCTGCCGGGGCTGGGTGTTAACTTCATTGCGGTTGACGAAGCGCATTGCATATCGCAATGGGGCTATGACTTCCGGCCACCTTATTTACGTATTGTAAAACTACGCGACGAATTGCCGGGGGTACCGGTTATTGCCCTTACCGCTTCAGCCACGCCGTTGGTGCAGCAGGATATTTGTGAAAAGCTTTCTGTTGATGCAGAAAATAAATTCAGGGTATTTCGACAGTCCTTCGAAAGACCAAATCTTTCTTATAGTGTTTTTCATACAGACACCCGTATTAATAAGATCATCTCGGTATTAAAATCAGTTCAGGGTTCAGCTATTGTATATTGTAAAACCAGGAAACGATCAAAGGAAATCAGCGAACTACTCAATGCTCAAAACATCAACGCTGATTTTTATAATGCCGGCCTGCCCTCTGAAGAAAGAGCGGAAAAGCAGGAACGCTGGATTAAAAACCAAATACGTGTAATAGTATGCACCAATGCATTTGGAATGGGTATTGACAAGCCCGATGTGCGTGTGGTAATACATGCCGATGTGCCGGATTGCCTGGAGAATTACTACCAGGAAGCCGGACGTGCAGGGCGCGACGGGGAAAAATCCTATGCAGTATTGCTGTATGATGAAATGGAGCTGGATGCGCTGAAAGCCTTGCCCGACATGCGTTACCCGGGTATCGACATTATCCGGGGTGTATACAGGAATGTAGTGCATTACCTGCAATTACCTGAAGGCGAAATGCCGGGGCATAGCTACGATTTCAACCTGAAGGACTTTATTAAAAAATTTTCGCAGGACATACAAACGACTCTTTTCGGTTTAAAAGCGCTGGAACAAAATGGATGGCTTACGTTCAACGAACAGGTTTTTAACCCTGCCACTATACGTTTTAATATTTATAAAAACGATTTGTACGAATACGAAAAGAACTTCGCCGAATATGAGCCTCTTATCAAAATTCTTTTGCGTACTTACGAGGGTATATATGATTACCCGGTAGCTGTTTCGGAGGGATATATTGCCCATCTTTTAAAATATGATATTGCCGTTGTAAAAGACCAGCTACGCAAGCTACACCTGGACAGGGTGATTATTTACGAGCCGCAAAAAGAAGATCCGCAGGTAATGCTTACAAGAACCCGTATCAAAACGGCATTGCTTCAGATAGATACAGAAGAGCACAATAAGCGGAAAAGCATTTTTACGGAAAGGATTGATAAGATCATCGACTATATTAAAGACACTGATACCTGCCGCAGCAAAATCATTGGTAATTATTTTGGCGATGTTAAAATGAACGATTGCGGCATTTGCGACAATTGCCTGAAAAAGAAAAAATCGGCGTTGTCGCAGGAAGTTTTTAATAAGATTTCAGATCATTTACAACAATTACTGCAAACCCCGACGACAGCTGAAGAAATTTTCAGACAATTAAGCATGTATCATAAAGATCATATCTGGACAGTTATCAATTTTTGGGTAGACGAGGGAAAAGTAACTATAGAAAAAAACGGTACGATCCTTTTTAATCCCTGATGGCAACGCTTATAAAATCATCTCCGTATCCTGCTGAGTGTTTCCTGCGACATACCGAGATAACTGGCTACGGATCCCAAAGGAGCACGCAAAAGAATATCCGGTTCCTCTTCCATCATCTGGTAATATCGTTCTTTAGCTGTCATATATTGCAAAGCATAGATGCGGCGTTCGAGGTTGATCATTAAAGTACCCATTACCGAGATCATAAGCTTGGAAACAGATATAGACGTTTCCGCAAATTTTTGAATACTGTTGAAACTAAGTGTGTTGACTACCGACGCCTCCAGTGCCTCTATACTATTATGAGACGGCTTTTCCAGGAACAGGGTCTCCTTACTAGCCACCAGGCCATTTTCTTTGATAAAGCCAAGCGTCATATCTTTTCCATCCTCATTGTAAAAGGTACGAAGCAACCCGCTTTCCACGAAGTAAATATTCCGGTCGAGGGCCTGTTCTCCTCTTAGTCTTTCTCCTTTGCTAAGCTCCAGTACATTAACATGCTGCAATAAAAAGTCCTTAATATCATCGTCTGTTTTGATAATCCCGGATAAAAAATTCAAGGCGTACATTTTTTCTTTTTCCAAAAATATCGAATATACCGGCATTAAAAAGCTCCTGCTAGACAACAGGAGCTTTATCAACAAATGATAAACGAAAAAAAAAATTTATTGCTTTACTGGCCCTGGTTCCTTCAATGCTCCTATCTTTTTCTTTTTAATAATCAGCAAGAGCCAGCTTAGCATGAAAAAAACAACAATCAGCACCAGCAAATGAATTGTAAATAGTGTTGTGAGAGATCCGCCACCCCGCTCTACCAGCGATATTTTCAAAACGCTCAGATAGGGAGTTAACGGAACTATTGACGTAAAAGCATTAATAAAAGAAGGCATTGCGATGGCCGGCCATGTAAAACCACTCATTATGAAGGCAGGAGAAGCAATTACCATTAGCACCTGGGTGGCTTTTAGCGCGTTGGGGATGAGTATACTCATAAAAACGGCCAGGAATATCGACGCAAGAATAAAAAGCTCGGAGTTTAGTAAAAACATTCCCCAATTAA belongs to Niabella yanshanensis and includes:
- a CDS encoding MFS transporter, encoding MSTNWKIKLSLYINYFVFAILLNSVGIVIAKSINVYGVNEKAASVLEAFKDLPIAIVSFFVASFLPRIGYKRAMLIALGIVFIGCLGMRFGNSFWAAKMMFLSVGVSFALIKLSVYSLVGVVTDSPRQHSALMSSVEGFFMVGIASAYFLFPAFYSETDANAWLNVYLFLCGGILLSFLFLVVSNVQIPAPTAGANWKEDIKSSLSLIAVPLVLVFICSAFFFVMIEQGIMTWLPRFNEKIFSFSEKLSVQMASLLAISLAVGRFVAGWLSKKISWAVIVIGCALLSIALLLAILPQLNVAAHVTRLVSISDVPVLGFMLPLIGLFIAPIYPLLNSTVLSHLPKNLHSPMSGLIIIFSALGGTLGSRIVGILFGEVGGVKAFYVLLIPMGLLIVSVLVIQWIIKKSRSVAAV
- a CDS encoding RagB/SusD family nutrient uptake outer membrane protein, with amino-acid sequence MKSKYLLYTLMLGSVITGSVSCTKLAEEFKGELGEGNSNVDPGGLLVTAYTSLNTPYQQEQRWVMQEISTDAAMAPTRGGDWDDNGMHRAIHLHTWNADNGYMNNTFVSLGTAIYNATNVLKYSPSAQQAAEAKFIRALAMFDMIDLYGVVPVREGAALEDFRIAPEVLQPQAAIDYMVKDLNEILDSLPANGPTAAYVANRNAAKVLLMKIYLNKGAFLNRQAPTFAAEDMNRVITLAKEITASGLYTVSGAGKYFDNFAPDNDVKSTENIYTLLNKNGERGGNVDRAWNTIAHYNMTPGGWNGWCTLSDYYDKFAANDERRGIYYNYAADTTYNKTKGFKRQNVGFFAGQQYNWKTNEPLMARNPANAPLVFTREVTIRTSGATLETAGIRPMKYAFDYSVTGQRNNDWVVYRYSDVLLMQAEAILRGGTGTAGEALGLVNGIRANRGVAAFGSLTLDNLLDERARELYWEGWRRQDLIRFGKFLVAWQEKAADPDPKTLVYPIPSQQIAVNPNLKQNTGY
- a CDS encoding SusC/RagA family TonB-linked outer membrane protein, encoding MERPPLWMGRITKIAGVLLLLQFLFAFNSYAQSGTISGKVSSDKGEALAGATVVVVEKNLSISVGSDGSFSFSKLEDGSYTVTASFVGYASGTQSVNIADGKAQTVDFTLTPVTQSIDEVVVIGYGTARKKDLTGSMVTISERNFNKGIMTNPDQLIQGKTPGVMVINNTGQPGGSVTVRIRGNSSIRASNNPLFVLDGVPMSGNSPLPEGRGGFSSDRGNPLTYLNPGDIASMDILKDASATAIYGSRGANGVVIITTKKGKAGPPVLSVGASAGISNMREYPDVLDAARFREALNFYTPSEAANADFGSDVDAFKAITRNAVTQNYYADVAGGTEHGKYRLSGGYLNQNGIITGSQLKKYTANFTGNFRFLESRRLGLDFSLFLTQTNNQYAPINAMVGSEGNLISQALQWNPTRPLRDENGNLTFINTSTRNPLATIDAFKDRSVTNTMVVNLAPYYKITDDLEYKFIYSVMRQTGNREGIYRAGIIDPANGLNDEQAFISNNGETNQQMTHTLSYNKQVNDDWNINAVAGYEYLDYNFNNNITFGRGFNFVGLDYFDYMQYSTPATREIASYRSPTNQLQSLFVRGGFNYLNRYLFTATARRDGSTKFGANNKYAIFPSLAVAWNIAEEAFLKGNNNISQLKLRLGWGKTGNQEFPSGASLNRLVFGNRSISQANYGNPDLKWETSATINAGIDFSILNNRLYGSIDYFNKKTTDALFEQTLAQPAPAGRVWVNLDGEIVNKGVEIALTGTVVKTQDWTWDLTGNVTFLKNSVSGLVGYYETGALRGQGFSGVLGQRMVNGQPLNVWYLAIHEGIDPQTGMSMYRGADGSISSANDPAINKFYNNSPNPTTLLGISTNVTYKKFSLGANMNGAMGHYLFNNTAATTLGLSNLSLRNIGSSFFNTGVKESTSNSAAPSTRYLEKGNYLKMANLTLGYRVGNIGNALKNFNISLTGQNLFIITKYTGFDPEVNTDGATNGIPSLGIEYLPYPPARTVLLGVSFSL
- a CDS encoding trehalase family glycosidase; this encodes MIATDTTSAIGALFADVQAQHVFKDQKTFADAEPLFALPYIAAKYANQKNWPGFDLLAFIRENFFIPTSAEANLSSDAGSICDYIHNLWDSLTRFNNLDKGSLIGLPHPYVAPGGRFNELYYWDSYFTMLGLAESGRLDLVEGMVDNFTYLINSIGFIPNANRTYYLTRSQVPFYSSMVRLLQDKKGDAVLVKYREALEKEYGFWMRGAENLNQQPASLHVVKMEDGALLNRYWDTENTPRPEGYALDIALMNKVPGNKNLYRNLRAACESGWDFSSRWLADGNNLHSICTTEIIPIDLNCMLLHLEQTLLDAYTVSGNGSMRRKYETIVAGRIDAIEKYLWNEADGVYKDYHFLKKQHTVSRSLAMLFPLYVGISSSEHAAQVLAFVRAHLLKEGGLLTTDVATDQQWDAPNGWAPLQWIGYKAALRYGDRDLAGAIRSNWMSNIEYRFAQTGKLMEKYPVMKKYDGKNTGGEYPNQDGFGWTNGVYLKMKNA
- a CDS encoding helix-turn-helix domain-containing protein — protein: MKIEYEIVKPDKGSSFRLLHHKMVRESDFVWQFHYHPEYEIVFVPQGSGTRHVGNHLSTYHQGDLVLIGSNLPHSGFGLNSSGLHEEMVLQVKPEFIPLHFAEMNQVESLLDRARYGISFYGTTRDHVGDIMAAMVHQPPFQRMIRLLEILEKLAGSEEYTILNSSIVSPALLSKHKARLQKVFSYVEKEYAGEVQVQKAAALVGLSVPSFCNFFKKTTQITFSDFVNQYRIQKSCMLLHQDKSISEICFECGFNNVTYFNRLFKQIMNETPSAFKKKIGSLGEVA
- a CDS encoding RecQ family ATP-dependent DNA helicase, with product MNSLAQETLKEYFGFDHFRPMQEEIVEAALQGNDVLALMPTGGGKSLCYQVPALAKDGLCLVISPLIALMNDQVQNLRKRNITAFSIHAGMQRKDVISVLETAAHSNCKFLYVSPERLETALFKEYLPGLGVNFIAVDEAHCISQWGYDFRPPYLRIVKLRDELPGVPVIALTASATPLVQQDICEKLSVDAENKFRVFRQSFERPNLSYSVFHTDTRINKIISVLKSVQGSAIVYCKTRKRSKEISELLNAQNINADFYNAGLPSEERAEKQERWIKNQIRVIVCTNAFGMGIDKPDVRVVIHADVPDCLENYYQEAGRAGRDGEKSYAVLLYDEMELDALKALPDMRYPGIDIIRGVYRNVVHYLQLPEGEMPGHSYDFNLKDFIKKFSQDIQTTLFGLKALEQNGWLTFNEQVFNPATIRFNIYKNDLYEYEKNFAEYEPLIKILLRTYEGIYDYPVAVSEGYIAHLLKYDIAVVKDQLRKLHLDRVIIYEPQKEDPQVMLTRTRIKTALLQIDTEEHNKRKSIFTERIDKIIDYIKDTDTCRSKIIGNYFGDVKMNDCGICDNCLKKKKSALSQEVFNKISDHLQQLLQTPTTAEEIFRQLSMYHKDHIWTVINFWVDEGKVTIEKNGTILFNP